The Carcharodon carcharias isolate sCarCar2 chromosome 26, sCarCar2.pri, whole genome shotgun sequence genomic sequence CACTAGATCAGAGATCTCGAGAGTCATGGTGCAGGGTTGCCAACTCGGCTGGACATATTCCGGGAGACATCAGCAGAAATGATGTCATGGAAAGCTGGTGACATGGTGCAAGTGGGTGAATTCTTTCCTTGGCCCAATTTCTCATCCACCCCATTTCCCTTGGCCGCTCTCCCAGATTAAGATTTTTGATATTTATTTCCCTTTTTGGTTtctactctctctcccctgcaacaACCACCTTGGGCACTTTTAACTATTTAATTCTGGCTTCCAACACAAGTTATGTTCAACATTCCAAGAGTAGAAGAAAACAAGTAAAACAACACTTACACTGAAGTAATTGTGCATCAAATTTGGCAATAACTGCAATTGAGGTGATGCTAAACTTTATAAAAGTCCTCTGACTATCTTCCCAATGCAGTGATATGAATAATTTATTCAGATCTCAGCATGGATACAGAAAGCTCCATCCTTCTCGCTCACCTCCGACAGATCTACTCAAACTGAGATGTGTTTGAAATGTCAATATTTAACTGTTTTAATCTCGCACCAATACTTAAGGCACAAACTGCCAGAGTAGCGTGCTCCACCCTAATACCATTTGCAGAACCCAGAAGTGTTCAGCACACTAACCGAATCCGCAGTGCAACAGCGGCTCAGAACTAGTTCCACTTTGTTGGCCCAGCCTGGGTCTGTCCCTGTTGGTGAGCTTGCTCACTTTCGCTGTATAACCTCAAATTTTGGGCACGTTTACCAATCGGAGATTTTCTAGGCATTGACTGAAAGGAATTATATTGTTTCAGAAATGTGTATCTTTTCCAAGATAATGCAGGGAAACAATTCTATCAACTTGAGCTTATGCTTATGTCATCAATTTGTTCATTTTTTCCCTGCGACAAGAGCAAGGAGGGATCAAAGTGAACCCTTTGCCTTTTAAAATCTCCCGGATTGCTTTTAAAAGCTACGAATCCGGTAGACTCCCGGCCAGTCCAGGAGGGTTGGCAATCCTATTATAGAGCGAAAGATCTACTGCTGTGCCTGTGGTTTGCCAATGGGCAAAGAGGTTGAGAGAATGACCTGGTATGTCTATTTTAAAGACTATATTTTATGCAAAAATCttagatttatttttaaattactaTTATTACTGGAATGTAAACCACTTCTTGCACACATTATAGAACTTCAAAaataacagaaaatactggaaaacacTCACCAGATAAgtcagcatcaatggagagagaaaaattgaACAGATAGGatagcctgaaatgttaactggatttttctctctccatcgacactgcctgacctgttgGGAGAGATATTCAGCCAAGTCTTTAGGTCAACAACGGTTTGatgaaggtcattgacctgaaatgttaacttggttTCTGTCTACAATAGAAGTTGCCTAACATACCAAatatttcccagcattttcttaatttatttcagattttcaacatctgTAGAATTTTATTTTTTACAGCTTCTAACTTATTGCCTTGTTCTATTAGAGCCTTGTGAACTAAGAGGACAGTAACAAATACAGTTAAAACCATGCTTTGGGCCATATGCAAATTGTAAGAGCAGGAGCAACTAAAACGTACATCAGAAAATGTAAACATCGGAcaaaaaaaaatgcacagtcCTCACGTTTGCCCATGTGGTCCACCAGCAGTGATCACTAAACAGTGATTAGGAATGGGAACCCCGATTGACATATCCAAGAATGCTAAGACCAACTGCAGTGTTCATAAAGCTGCCcatgctgagatcagctaactcagcacaaatCTGGGACTGAACCTCTGACCTACCCAGTTTGCATGGCCGAATCAATCACTAGGTAAACTTACTGGGCCACTGGAGTACAAATCAAACCATTGTAAAACAAGCCTGATTCACATCCCATCAGATCAGACATTTttatagtttttttaaaattcatgggatctgggcatcactggctaggccatcatttattaccaatccctaatggcccttgagaaggtggtggtgagctgccttcttaaatcactgcagtccatgtgatgtgggtacacccacaatgttgttagagagggagttccaggattttgacccagcagctgtGAAGTATCAGCCAACGCCTACACTAGAAGAATCTATCTCATCTGTTGAAAACTGCCATATGCGTTAACGGAATTCATAAATGAGGAACAGTGTTTAGTAAATTTATTTCCAAGTACATCAAACATGTCTAACAAGTGGTACTCAACAGTTAACTATGAGATTTAAATCAACATCAAGTTCTCGATGGTTAGAATTGAGTAAATTCTTGAAAAAAATACAGAGATCCCAGAATAATGTTGACAATTGGACTAAAAACACTAATTTCTATGTTAGCCTCTTAATTGTGTGGCTAGAATTCTTCATGTCAAGCAAAAATAATTGTACCCTTTCAATCATGCCAGCAAAATAATTATAAAATCCTTCCCCAGAAATAAAAGGCAAACTTTGTTAAGATTTGATAAACTTACCTTGGGCCAAATCGATTGAAATAATTGTCACCAAAAAAGTGCTTAAAGATGTATTTGTCTAGGTCATCAAATGGATCAATTTTGTCTTCTTGGCGCTCTGCAATATCTTCAAGGTAATCCTCAACATCATTGACAAAATCAGAGAATAACATTTGGTCATGTATAAAAAGGCCATTATGGAAGAATCGGTTTATAAatttctccagctcactccagcgTTGGAACTCAACCACCTCCTGTTGAAGGTAATTATGGAGAAGTTTATGGAAGTCCTCAACCTTGATGGGATCAAGGGCTTTATTAAAGAGGCTCAGCGATTCTTGATGGGCACATTCAAAGACACCAGAGCAACCCTTGGGGCTCCTGTAGTAGGTATGTTTTCCAAAATGATCATGTTCACTTGTACTCCTTTCAAAATTGAGAGGCTCCTTGGTGTACATTCTGTGAGGTTTCCTTGTAtcactgtactggaactgctcATGAGCCATTTctctgggtttataatgatagGATTCTTTGTGTCCATGAACATCATGCTGATTTGTTCTACAAGGGTGTTCATCGTGGCGTTGCTGGAACACTTGACGTCTGGTCTTTGCATCTTGCGCTTCTTCGCGTCTCTTATTTTTGTGAAATAAATTTTTTGCTGAGTTTTGGAAGTGTCGGAACGTGGATTTAACGGAATCAGAGAATTTCTTAAGGTTCTCTTTTAcagcttcttttgccaatttaaTTTTTTCTTTGTGATGACGCACAAACTCCTTAGTTGAGTTTTTCACAGCATCAAAACCATTCTTAAATGATCTTATAAAACTTTCTTTGGGTTGTTGTTTTTTACCCCTATTGCCATAAAACCCCTGATTTGGCTTCCTGTCTTGCTTCTTTGAAGATTTCTTAAACTCGGGATCATCCTTTTCTTCCTTAGCTTCAACATAAAGTCTTTCCCACAAGTCAGAGCGTTGCTGCTCAAAGTCCAATTTCTTCTCCAGTTCTGCAAGTCTAGATTGCAAACTTTCTGTATCTTTACCTTCTTGTGCTGTATCAGCTGAGGACTGAAGATGACTCAAAGAATCCAATTCCTTCCGCAGAGCATCAGTAATTTCCCTCTCTTTGTCCAATTCCTTTCTTAAAATCTGAGCCTCAGTCACAAGGTTCCCCTTCTGTTGAAGAAAACTCTGTATCTGTTGCTTTTCCTCCTCCAGATGATCCTTTAGCTTCTGGTTTTCAGTGATAATTGTCTCTGCATCCATCCCTTTTCCTTCTAATGTCCTAATTTGTTCCCTCAGCTTCCGAAGCTCATTTTGCAACAAGGATAGTGCTTTCTCTTCATGTTCCAGAGATTCCTTCATACGCTGGTTTTCTTTAGCAAGGGTTTGGTGACGTGACTCAACAGAAAGCTTCTCATCCACAGTCTGTTTTAAACGTGTTTCCAAGTTTTCTCCTTGTGACTAAACAAAGAAGAAATTTGTTAAATGTACATTTGTAATATGTTACATTACCTTTACATAACACTTACAATTTAATAACTAATTATATTGTAGAGCAACTCTGACCCAAGTTCTGATCTTTAATAAATTAAAATTTagaatgcatttgacgtagtctattggacttcagcaaggcttttggtaaggtcctgcatgggaaacTGATAACAAAAGCAAGAGCCCtaaggcaaattggatccagagttggctgagtggcaggaagcaaagagtaatggtcgaagggtgtttttgttactggatgcctgtatccactggggttccacagggatcggtgttgggtccttttctgtttgtgggatatataaacgatttagacttgaatgtaagagggttgatcagtaagttcgcggatgacatgaaaattagtggggtggtaaaaagtgaggaggatagccttagattacaggaggatgtagacgggctggtcagatgggctgatcagtgacaaatggaatttaatccgggtaagtgtgagatgatgcacttgggcaggacaaacaaggcacgagaatacatgatgaatggtaggaccctgggaagtaccgaggatcagagggaccttggtgtgcatgtccaccggtcccttaaggtagtgggacagatagataaggtggttaagaaggtatatgggatacttgcctttattagctgaggcatagaatataggagcagggaggttttgctggaactgtataaaacgctggttaggccacagctagagtacagtggagttctggaatccgcgttataggaaggatgtgattgcactagatagaatgcagaggagatttaccaggatgttgcctgggctggagagttttagttattaggagagattggatagactggggttattttccctggggcagaggagattgaggagggacatgattgaggtgtataaaattatgagaggcataggtagggtaaacaggaaggaacttttccccttggtggtggAATCAATAatcggggacatagatttaagataagggcaggaggtttagtggggatatgaagaagaatttttttttacacaaagggcggtgggaatctggaactcactgcctgaaagggtggtaaaggcagaaaccctcgtaacatttaagaagtatttggatatgcacttgtgatgccaaggcatacaaggctatgagcctagtgcgggaaaatgggattagaacagttaggtacttgtttgaccagcgcagactcaatgggccgaagggcctttttctgtgctgtagatctctatgattCTTTGACTCTAATGTCAATGTATGGAGGAGGCAGCACAGTAATGTCAGCATATGGTACTTACTGCCTATGAGTACAATGTGCTACACTTCAAAATATTCTCATTTAACATTATAAACTCTTAGTGAACTGTCCTTCTGTAGTTAAGCTGATGTTTGACGCAGAACATTTGGTAAAAACCATGGTATTGTGAACCCCTGAAGCAGACAAAGAAACACATCTTACGTTTTATCGTAGCTGTTTCTTTACAAAAACTCATCTGCAGTAGCTTCAAGTTGGAGGATGCAACTTCCAGTTTGCCTGGAAATTCCAATCTCGCTGCTTTCTGTAGCAACTCTGGTCAATAGTGGAGAAGCATGAGTACTTGGCCATAAACTAGAAGATAACTTAAAAGTATAACAACCACTAATAAATTACTTTTCCAGAGGGAGTTGGGGACATTTTggagtgaattttaaaaactggacaaagacttcAAAAAGACTGAAGCTATATCTGCCTGTAACCCTAAACAAAAGGAACTTTCTGGCAACATCCAAGAAGCTGACACCTCGTTTCTCAAAAGAGACGCTAACTACCCGTGGCTGCAGAGATCAAATTCAAAGGAagttatacaaaggccatctacatttcctAAGCTAGGCCTGGCCAATGGAGACTactagtctgctaggacaaaggaccccacaatctcctttcaaattcttaatggttgaaacattaacaatctcaagaATCCAAAGGAATATATATAATTTGTCAAAGCCAGACAGGtgtgagtcatgtgacatgacccccTACCTGGAGGAACCAGTTACACAGTCTTACTGTCCTGCCATTCAGTCTGTCATTTTCCATGTCATAAGCAGCAGCTCAGAAGAAAGGGCTCTATCGTATTGAATTCCTgcacccgccctcccccccccacagacACTGTTTCTGCTGGAACATCTGAATTTCTGTACCAGCACCTACAAGACTTATTCATCTCTGCGTGCCTATCCCATTACagaagtcatctctactggaaaagtgaattatccagcaacAGTCTTCAACCTGCCGACCTCTgcgaaggaatacaccattggattttgattctggactcatatGAAACAAAAATTCTTTATTTTGTGGTCTTTGCTGTGTAaagctttctttctctatccctcctccTTTATTGTATGGATGCACTGGGGGCTATGAAGCAACACACCCCTCCAGCATTTTGAATGTGTgcgaataaactaaccctctgaatttaccctatctcgagtttgttgtggggttattaatagaaattggatcacaacaaaacagaggggttgggaaatatgccaccacttataaagggcgAAATctaaatcaaaacacctttctgtttatggatgagtggtgagagagaaatcagggctgtttaaataaAACACCCACCTGTCCATAACAGGACAAACAGGTCACAAGATCAATCTGATTTTGTGAATTTCACAATGAATGGCACAAATGTCCGTTCATTCAGAAAGTGGTCTGTGGTATAAGGGTGAAGGATCTTACAGTACAACATTTGTAGAAGTGCAATCGATCTCCTTTTTGCTGTTAATGACACTGATTTGCAAATTCCTTTGAAAAGGGGCTTTGTCTTTCTGATTTTCCAAAACTGACCTTGCCTCCTTATATCACCATATTGGTGCTACAGTTAAAATATTCTTTGAATTAGAcaaaataaaattacaaaaataaacattttaacaaTAATGTGACCCAAGCAATTTCAGTTTTATATTTTGTAGATGTGAGGGAAAATAGAAGCATGTGAGACCAGGCAGGCCTGTTAAAGACAAATGTTGAATGGAGGCTATGGAGGTTCAGGAAATAGTGACTGTGAAGAATCTAGTCTTCACAAACAAACACTGCAGTCAAATTCCATATTCAGTATGGCTCAAGATTCTAAAAGACAAGCACACACCAACAAAGTATAGGCAAGAGGCCAAATGGCAGCTTACTGTACAGTAAACTTGTATAATTTTGTTTTACGAAGAAAGTAAATTACAGATAAGTGTCCAAGAAGGCACAGATGGAATATataagaaaggaaagaaagattaaTTGGGTATATAATCTAAGAAGGCACAAGGATACTAAATGTCATCTAATTATTCATAAAAGAAGCAAGACATGAAAAGTACAGACTGGTTAACATACTAACTGTAACTGGGAAAATGCTGAAGAACATTATGGAGGAATATCCTTAGCCTACAGATCACAGGTGTTAGGAAGAAGCAATAATATGGATTCAGAAGCAATAGCGTACAGTTTGTCAGAATTCTTTCAGAAGTAACGAAATAATGAATGACATTCATAAGAGGTTGGATTTTCTGGTCAGCGGCAAAGTGAATACTGAAGTTTTCAGACAGCAAACCAAGAAGTAAAAGTATTGTTTATCCTtcattttaattacattttacCAAGAGTGAAATAAATGATTGAGACATACAAACAAGATTAGAAGCTGAAACATCATAagctttaaaatttaaaaatgagatTTTTTATGAAGAAACTTGACAttgcacaaatataaaattagttttctgGGCCAGAGAGGTTTTTCAGCAATAAATACAAACTAAGTACCTCATTAAACAAGATGTAACTTTCTCCATGGGTTTTGCAGTGCGGCAATAGCATAAAAGACCATGGTATTGTCAGATCAGTGGTTTCTACGTGATTGTATGTCTGggtgggcagggagagtgggggctgGTCTTCAATAGTACACCCTATAGgagaagcatagaatcactgacatcaacttctggatttctgcttTTAACTGCTCATGTGCAGACTCCAAAGGTTAGTCAGTTGCAAAGGGGTAATGATGGTGAAAGCCATCATTATTGCCACAGAATCCAGGCCAATATATATATTCTAATTTTCAGAAGGCATCAGATAAAATTGCACAGGTGAGACGTTTAATGGTGATGCTCAAAGAAATGATAAATTAGTTAGCTGGGTTGAAACTGGTTTGCACAGTGAATGAACCAGAGGGTAATGATAACTGGGAGAAAAagctttctaga encodes the following:
- the ccpg1 gene encoding cell cycle progression protein 1 isoform X2; amino-acid sequence: MSESSSDSESSCGWTIINHEGSDVEVLSSDKGEAEGTSHSLPDQQFDKPFELQDETGHTELPIETLSSSVTLAEKELLSEAPKEKLADDSTFVGATSDDSDIVTLEPPPVEDLQAVQEEPEVAAEEQTNDDELNLGSSSSSQYTFAPPENVSAIEGSREESSSDETSGRSSPTLRRRRIRKKTMSSSETENKPGEDVVDGEQQQQHRFNTTLNKCILLALVIAFSMGFGHFYGTTQIQEQQKMVKKIHEDELNDVKDDLFQCQKDQAGTEELLEDIKEKPDILVTLTELMDKMKKENEQLKEKQAELQSQGENLETRLKQTVDEKLSVESRHQTLAKENQRMKESLEHEEKALSLLQNELRKLREQIRTLEGKGMDAETIITENQKLKDHLEEEKQQIQSFLQQKGNLVTEAQILRKELDKEREITDALRKELDSLSHLQSSADTAQEGKDTESLQSRLAELEKKLDFEQQRSDLWERLYVEAKEEKDDPEFKKSSKKQDRKPNQGFYGNRGKKQQPKESFIRSFKNGFDAVKNSTKEFVRHHKEKIKLAKEAVKENLKKFSDSVKSTFRHFQNSAKNLFHKNKRREEAQDAKTRRQVFQQRHDEHPCRTNQHDVHGHKESYHYKPREMAHEQFQYSDTRKPHRMYTKEPLNFERSTSEHDHFGKHTYYRSPKGCSGVFECAHQESLSLFNKALDPIKVEDFHKLLHNYLQQEVVEFQRWSELEKFINRFFHNGLFIHDQMLFSDFVNDVEDYLEDIAERQEDKIDPFDDLDKYIFKHFFGDNYFNRFGPSRLYDAGKYKPYGRQSSKNADGSRYQRHERKHQHAYYHRERKWNKPGRTNGRHMANVEIELGPMPFDPKY
- the ccpg1 gene encoding cell cycle progression protein 1 isoform X4, translating into MSESSSDSESSCGWTIINHEGSDVEVLSSDKGEAEGTSHSLPDQQFDKPFELQDETGHTELPIETLSSSVTLAEKELLSEAPKEKLADDSTFVGATSDDSDIVTLEPPPVEDLQAVQEEPEVAAEEQTNDDELNLGSSSSSQYTFAPPENVSAIEGSREESSSDETSGRSSPTLRRRRIRKKTMSSSETENKPGEDVVDGEQQQQHRFNTTLNKCILLALVIAFSMGFGHFYGTTQIQEQQKMVKKIHEDELNDVKDDLFQCQKDQSQGENLETRLKQTVDEKLSVESRHQTLAKENQRMKESLEHEEKALSLLQNELRKLREQIRTLEGKGMDAETIITENQKLKDHLEEEKQQIQSFLQQKGNLVTEAQILRKELDKEREITDALRKELDSLSHLQSSADTAQEGKDTESLQSRLAELEKKLDFEQQRSDLWERLYVEAKEEKDDPEFKKSSKKQDRKPNQGFYGNRGKKQQPKESFIRSFKNGFDAVKNSTKEFVRHHKEKIKLAKEAVKENLKKFSDSVKSTFRHFQNSAKNLFHKNKRREEAQDAKTRRQVFQQRHDEHPCRTNQHDVHGHKESYHYKPREMAHEQFQYSDTRKPHRMYTKEPLNFERSTSEHDHFGKHTYYRSPKGCSGVFECAHQESLSLFNKALDPIKVEDFHKLLHNYLQQEVVEFQRWSELEKFINRFFHNGLFIHDQMLFSDFVNDVEDYLEDIAERQEDKIDPFDDLDKYIFKHFFGDNYFNRFGPSRLYDAGKYKPYGRQSSKNADGSRYQRHERKHQHAYYHRERKWNKPGRTNGRHMANVEIELGPMPFDPKY
- the ccpg1 gene encoding cell cycle progression protein 1 isoform X3: MSESSSDSESSCGWTIINHEGSDVEVLSSDKGEAEGTSHSLPDQQFDKPFELQDETGHTELPIETLSSSVTLAEKELLSEAPKEKLADDSTFVGATSDDSDIVTLEPPPVEDLQAVQEEPEVAAEEQTNDDELNLGSSSSSQYTFAPPENVSAIEGSREESSSDETSGRSSPTLRRRRIRKKTMSSSETENKPGEDVVDGEQQQQHRFNTTLNKCILLALVIAFSMGFGHFYGDFQDGSQLPLKRGTTQIQEQQKMVKKIHEDELNDVKDDLFQCQKDQSQGENLETRLKQTVDEKLSVESRHQTLAKENQRMKESLEHEEKALSLLQNELRKLREQIRTLEGKGMDAETIITENQKLKDHLEEEKQQIQSFLQQKGNLVTEAQILRKELDKEREITDALRKELDSLSHLQSSADTAQEGKDTESLQSRLAELEKKLDFEQQRSDLWERLYVEAKEEKDDPEFKKSSKKQDRKPNQGFYGNRGKKQQPKESFIRSFKNGFDAVKNSTKEFVRHHKEKIKLAKEAVKENLKKFSDSVKSTFRHFQNSAKNLFHKNKRREEAQDAKTRRQVFQQRHDEHPCRTNQHDVHGHKESYHYKPREMAHEQFQYSDTRKPHRMYTKEPLNFERSTSEHDHFGKHTYYRSPKGCSGVFECAHQESLSLFNKALDPIKVEDFHKLLHNYLQQEVVEFQRWSELEKFINRFFHNGLFIHDQMLFSDFVNDVEDYLEDIAERQEDKIDPFDDLDKYIFKHFFGDNYFNRFGPSRLYDAGKYKPYGRQSSKNADGSRYQRHERKHQHAYYHRERKWNKPGRTNGRHMANVEIELGPMPFDPKY
- the ccpg1 gene encoding cell cycle progression protein 1 isoform X1, with protein sequence MSESSSDSESSCGWTIINHEGSDVEVLSSDKGEAEGTSHSLPDQQFDKPFELQDETGHTELPIETLSSSVTLAEKELLSEAPKEKLADDSTFVGATSDDSDIVTLEPPPVEDLQAVQEEPEVAAEEQTNDDELNLGSSSSSQYTFAPPENVSAIEGSREESSSDETSGRSSPTLRRRRIRKKTMSSSETENKPGEDVVDGEQQQQHRFNTTLNKCILLALVIAFSMGFGHFYGDFQDGSQLPLKRGTTQIQEQQKMVKKIHEDELNDVKDDLFQCQKDQAGTEELLEDIKEKPDILVTLTELMDKMKKENEQLKEKQAELQSQGENLETRLKQTVDEKLSVESRHQTLAKENQRMKESLEHEEKALSLLQNELRKLREQIRTLEGKGMDAETIITENQKLKDHLEEEKQQIQSFLQQKGNLVTEAQILRKELDKEREITDALRKELDSLSHLQSSADTAQEGKDTESLQSRLAELEKKLDFEQQRSDLWERLYVEAKEEKDDPEFKKSSKKQDRKPNQGFYGNRGKKQQPKESFIRSFKNGFDAVKNSTKEFVRHHKEKIKLAKEAVKENLKKFSDSVKSTFRHFQNSAKNLFHKNKRREEAQDAKTRRQVFQQRHDEHPCRTNQHDVHGHKESYHYKPREMAHEQFQYSDTRKPHRMYTKEPLNFERSTSEHDHFGKHTYYRSPKGCSGVFECAHQESLSLFNKALDPIKVEDFHKLLHNYLQQEVVEFQRWSELEKFINRFFHNGLFIHDQMLFSDFVNDVEDYLEDIAERQEDKIDPFDDLDKYIFKHFFGDNYFNRFGPSRLYDAGKYKPYGRQSSKNADGSRYQRHERKHQHAYYHRERKWNKPGRTNGRHMANVEIELGPMPFDPKY